From Streptomyces sp. SCSIO 75703:
GACCTCCACGTCTTCCAGCGCACGCCGAACTTCGTCGTCGAGACCACCAACGAGCCGGTGACCGAGCAGGACATGCGTCACCTGCGCGACCACTACGACGAGATCTACGAGAAGGCGGCGAACCACCCCTTCGGCGTCGCGATGGAACCGGCCCGGCACAGCGCCCTGGAGGTTTCCGCGGAGGAACGCGACCGGATCTTCGAGAGCAAGTGGAACGAGGGCGGGTTCCACTTCGCCAACGAGTGCTTCACCGACCTCGCCACCAGCCACGAGGCCAGCGAACTCGCCGCGGACTTCATCCGCAGGAAGATCCACGAGATCGTCGAGGACCAGGCCGTCGCCGACCTCCTCTCGCCGACCACCTACTCGTTCAACGGCAAGCGGGTCCCGACCGGGCACCACTACTACGCGGCGTTCAACAAGCCGAACGTGCACCTCGTCGACGTCGCCTCGCAGCCGATCAGCCGCATCTCCGAGCGCGGCGTGGTCGTCGGCGACACCGAGTACGAGCTCGACGTGCTGATCTTCGCCACCGGTTTCGACGCGATGACGGGGACCCTGACCTCCATAGACATCGTGGGGCGCGGTGGCCGCACCCTGCGCGAGAAGTGGCTCGCCGACGGCCTGAAGTCGAACCTCGGCATCAGCGCCCACGGGTTCCCGAACTTCTTCATGTCCCTCGGCCCGCAGACGCCGTACTCGAACCTGCCGGTCCCGATCCAGCTCGGTGCCCAGTGGCTCCAGCGGGCCATCGCGTGGGCGCGGGAGAACGACGTCCCGTTCCTCGAGGCCACCCCCGAGTCGGAGAACTGGTGGAGGGAGGAGACCGAGCGTGCCGGCAGGGCCACCGTCATGTACTCCGAGGGCAAGAAGGCCAAGGCGTGGTTCCTGGGCGACAACCTCCCCGGCAAGCCGGAGGAGTTCCAGGTCTACATGGGCGGCGGACAGGTCTACCAGCAGTTCTGCCGTGCCGCCGAGGCGGACGGCTACCGCTCCTTCCTGGCCAACCAGCCGGCCGGTGACCGGACCTCGCACACGACGGAAGGGGAGTAGTCATGGGACGCCTGGAGAACAAGAACGCCCTGATCACCGGGGCCGCCATGGGCATGGGCCGGGCGACCGCGGAACTGTTCGCGGCCGAGGGCGCCCGCGTCGCGGTCACCGACCTGGACGAGGCCAGGGGCCGGGAGGTCGTGGCGGGGATCCGCGAGGCCGGCGGGACGGCGGAGTTCTGGAACCTGAACGTCGCCCGGGAGGCCGAGGCGAAGTCGGTGACCGACGCCGTGGTGGCGGAGTTCGGCGGGCTGGACATCCTCGTCAACTGCGCCGGCGTCATCGGTGTCGACAAGCCGACGCACGAGCTGACCGAGGCCGAGTGGGACGCCCTGTTCGCCGTCGATGTGAAGGGCGTCTTCTTCTGCACCAAACACGCCGTCCCGCACATGATGGAACGGGGCGGGGGCAGCATCGTCAACTACTCGTCCATCTACGGGCTGATCGGGAACGACGAGTTCACGGCGTACCACGTCGCCAAGGGCGCGGTCTCGATGCAGACCAAGCAGGACGCGGCCACTTACGGCAAGTACAACATCCGGGTGAACTCGGTGCACCCGAGCACGGTCCTGACCCCACTGGTCGAGGGCATCGCCG
This genomic window contains:
- a CDS encoding NAD(P)/FAD-dependent oxidoreductase, with translation MTSKPDYDAIVIGAGFSGLAMLHHLREIGLSTLVVDGQGGIGGTWWVNRYPGVRTDSEYSYYSFSFSKEVRDEWTWTERYPAGAEVLEYLDFVADRLDLRKDIRLSTRVDKAVYGEDTNTWTVHLGDGTTLTTTYLVSGMGVLSQAIYPAIDGIDGFRGEKYHSSTWPRGGVDLTGKRVGLIGLGASGIQMVPEIAKVAGDLHVFQRTPNFVVETTNEPVTEQDMRHLRDHYDEIYEKAANHPFGVAMEPARHSALEVSAEERDRIFESKWNEGGFHFANECFTDLATSHEASELAADFIRRKIHEIVEDQAVADLLSPTTYSFNGKRVPTGHHYYAAFNKPNVHLVDVASQPISRISERGVVVGDTEYELDVLIFATGFDAMTGTLTSIDIVGRGGRTLREKWLADGLKSNLGISAHGFPNFFMSLGPQTPYSNLPVPIQLGAQWLQRAIAWARENDVPFLEATPESENWWREETERAGRATVMYSEGKKAKAWFLGDNLPGKPEEFQVYMGGGQVYQQFCRAAEADGYRSFLANQPAGDRTSHTTEGE
- a CDS encoding SDR family oxidoreductase, whose product is MGRLENKNALITGAAMGMGRATAELFAAEGARVAVTDLDEARGREVVAGIREAGGTAEFWNLNVAREAEAKSVTDAVVAEFGGLDILVNCAGVIGVDKPTHELTEAEWDALFAVDVKGVFFCTKHAVPHMMERGGGSIVNYSSIYGLIGNDEFTAYHVAKGAVSMQTKQDAATYGKYNIRVNSVHPSTVLTPLVEGIAADFPGGLPAYGVLYLASDEADWVTGVNLPIDGGYTAR